Proteins from a genomic interval of Sphingomonas sp. Y38-1Y:
- the lnt gene encoding apolipoprotein N-acyltransferase, whose amino-acid sequence MSRFAQRPYWTLLVAGALSATGFAPLQLFPVTIAALAVLTWLVHEAPSLKAALLRGWTFGVAHFTVGNNWIQHAFDYQDKMPPVLGYIAVVLLALYLAVYPAMAAGLAWRLASPRSAGDGTTAPGGSYVLVFAAAWIATEWLRATMFTGYAWNPVAVIWLPLISIARVSAFVGTYALSGITVAIAGSLMLLVGWRRWRMPLVAAAGLLLAGIFASAQPLPVRSGPDTPRVRVVQPNVGQEAMQDGNYDLRILEAMIDQSGRPQRHPRLIVWPEGAVNFYLEDGYPADWYYKGTAPVTRGRIAALLGPRDMALIGSTALEFDPQGKLLGAGNAIFALDPAGKLGPVRYDKAHLVPYGEYLPMRSILEPIGLSRLVAGEIDYLPGPGPRTIEVPGFGVVGMQICYEIIFSGQVVDRANRPDMLFNPSNDAWFGAWGPPQHLAQARLRAIEEGLPVIRSTPTGISAVIDAQGRLVATIGMRRAGAIEVPIPGALPPTIFARVGNLAALIVALAMLAVAIAIRRRAG is encoded by the coding sequence ATGAGCCGCTTCGCGCAACGCCCCTATTGGACTCTCCTCGTCGCTGGAGCGCTGTCCGCAACCGGTTTCGCACCGCTCCAGCTCTTTCCCGTCACCATCGCCGCGCTCGCGGTACTGACGTGGCTCGTCCACGAGGCGCCCAGCCTCAAGGCGGCGCTGCTGCGCGGCTGGACGTTTGGCGTCGCGCATTTCACCGTCGGCAACAACTGGATCCAGCACGCCTTCGACTATCAGGACAAGATGCCGCCGGTGCTCGGCTACATCGCGGTGGTCCTGCTCGCGCTCTATCTCGCCGTTTATCCCGCGATGGCGGCCGGGCTCGCCTGGCGGCTGGCGAGCCCGCGCTCGGCGGGTGACGGGACGACGGCGCCGGGCGGCAGCTACGTCCTCGTCTTCGCCGCCGCGTGGATCGCCACCGAATGGCTGCGCGCGACGATGTTCACCGGCTATGCCTGGAACCCCGTGGCGGTCATCTGGCTGCCGCTCATCAGCATCGCGCGCGTGAGTGCGTTCGTCGGCACCTATGCACTGTCGGGGATCACCGTCGCGATCGCGGGTTCGCTGATGCTGCTGGTCGGCTGGCGGCGCTGGCGGATGCCGCTGGTCGCCGCCGCCGGGCTGCTGCTCGCGGGCATCTTCGCCTCCGCCCAGCCGCTGCCGGTGCGCAGTGGTCCCGACACGCCGCGCGTCCGCGTCGTCCAGCCCAATGTGGGCCAGGAGGCGATGCAGGACGGCAATTACGACCTGCGCATCCTGGAGGCGATGATCGACCAGTCGGGCCGGCCGCAGCGCCACCCGCGCCTCATCGTCTGGCCCGAGGGCGCGGTGAATTTCTACCTCGAGGACGGCTATCCCGCCGACTGGTACTATAAGGGCACGGCGCCGGTGACGCGCGGGCGCATCGCCGCGCTGCTAGGGCCGCGCGACATGGCGCTGATCGGCTCGACCGCGCTGGAGTTCGATCCCCAGGGCAAGCTGCTTGGCGCCGGCAACGCGATCTTCGCGCTCGATCCGGCGGGCAAGCTGGGGCCGGTCCGCTACGACAAGGCTCATCTGGTGCCTTATGGCGAGTATCTGCCGATGCGCTCGATCCTGGAGCCGATCGGCCTGTCGCGGCTGGTCGCGGGCGAGATCGACTATCTGCCGGGACCGGGACCGCGGACGATCGAGGTGCCCGGCTTCGGCGTCGTCGGCATGCAGATCTGCTACGAGATCATCTTCTCCGGCCAAGTCGTCGATCGCGCGAACCGGCCGGACATGCTGTTCAATCCCTCCAACGACGCCTGGTTCGGTGCCTGGGGCCCGCCGCAGCATCTGGCGCAGGCGCGGCTGCGCGCGATCGAGGAGGGGTTGCCCGTGATCCGCTCGACCCCGACCGGCATCTCGGCGGTGATCGATGCGCAGGGACGGCTGGTGGCGACGATCGGGATGCGGCGCGCGGGCGCGATCGAGGTGCCGATCCCCGGGGCGCTGCCGCCGACGATCTTCGCCCGCGTCGGCAACCTCGCCGCGCTGATCGTCGCGCTCGCGATGCTGGCGGTGGCGATTGCCATCCGCCGCCGTGCGGGCTAG
- a CDS encoding S9 family peptidase, whose translation MTALPQPPIAAQRPHSFTAHGHTIDDPYAWLRDPGYPEVTDKGVLAYLEAENEYHDAVMGPLKPLADTLFKEMRARIKEDEATVPQKDGDWFYWSDFEEGGEYRRWWRKPVAGGADELILDEPALAEGKEYFRLGALSISRDGRLMAYAIDDNGSERFEARIKDLATGEHLADVIPGTLGALVWTADGTGLLYTPANEHWRTDRVMLHRLGKTEETELYREADEGFRVGVSETQSQRFIVIAAGDHVTSEVYLLPADDVTAPLLCVAPRQVGREYDVDEHDGTLFIHTNDVDPNFRLVTASLDKPSEWIERIAPSRQFYMTDVACFRDFFVVEGREDGLDQIELHPYSGGEPTRIPFPEASYVAGVGDNPEYAVQTLRLGYESMVTPGTVYDYHVGTGELEVLKVQEIPSGYDPAKYATERLKITARDGTEVPCSIVYPADFPRDGSGKLYLYAYGAYGYAVPPGFSTSRMSFLDRGVAFAIAHIRGGDDLGQQWYLDGKLEKRTNTFNDFVDVAKGLIERGFTSAGNIAIAGRSAGGELMGAVINSDPDLWGVVVCDVPFVDVLNTMMDAALPLTPGEWPEWGNPIEDAAAFELIRGYSPYDNVKAQAYPPLWIGGGLNDPRVTYWEPAKFAARLRAMKTDDNILVLKTQMGAGHGGKSGRWESLKEAAEENAFVLWQLGVETPVEG comes from the coding sequence ATGACCGCTCTCCCCCAGCCGCCCATCGCGGCGCAGCGTCCGCACAGCTTCACCGCCCATGGCCACACGATCGACGATCCCTATGCGTGGCTGCGCGACCCCGGCTATCCGGAGGTCACCGACAAGGGCGTGCTCGCCTATCTGGAGGCCGAGAACGAATATCACGATGCGGTGATGGGGCCGCTGAAGCCGCTCGCCGACACGCTGTTCAAGGAGATGCGCGCCCGGATCAAGGAGGACGAGGCAACCGTCCCGCAAAAGGATGGCGACTGGTTCTACTGGTCCGATTTCGAGGAGGGCGGCGAGTATCGGCGCTGGTGGCGCAAACCGGTCGCGGGCGGCGCCGACGAGCTGATCCTGGACGAACCAGCGCTCGCCGAGGGCAAGGAATATTTCCGCCTGGGCGCGCTGTCGATCAGCCGCGACGGGCGGCTGATGGCCTATGCGATCGACGACAACGGGTCGGAGCGGTTCGAGGCGCGGATCAAGGATCTGGCGACCGGCGAGCATTTGGCCGACGTGATCCCCGGCACGCTCGGCGCGCTGGTGTGGACCGCTGACGGCACAGGCCTGCTCTACACGCCGGCCAACGAGCATTGGCGCACCGACCGCGTCATGCTCCACCGGCTGGGTAAAACGGAGGAGACCGAACTGTATCGCGAGGCCGACGAGGGCTTTCGCGTCGGGGTGAGCGAGACCCAGTCGCAGCGCTTCATCGTCATCGCCGCGGGCGATCATGTGACGAGCGAAGTCTATCTCCTCCCCGCCGACGACGTGACCGCGCCCTTGCTGTGCGTCGCGCCGCGACAGGTCGGTCGCGAATATGATGTCGACGAGCACGACGGCACGCTCTTCATCCACACCAACGACGTCGATCCCAATTTCCGGCTGGTAACCGCCAGCCTCGACAAGCCGTCCGAATGGATCGAGCGCATCGCACCGAGCCGCCAATTCTACATGACCGACGTCGCCTGCTTCCGCGACTTCTTCGTGGTCGAGGGGCGCGAGGACGGGCTCGATCAGATCGAGCTCCATCCTTATTCGGGCGGCGAGCCGACGCGCATTCCGTTTCCGGAGGCCAGCTATGTCGCGGGGGTCGGCGACAATCCGGAATATGCGGTCCAGACGCTGCGGCTCGGTTACGAATCGATGGTCACCCCGGGCACCGTCTATGACTATCATGTCGGCACCGGCGAGCTTGAGGTGCTCAAGGTCCAGGAGATCCCCTCCGGCTACGATCCCGCCAAGTATGCGACCGAGCGGTTGAAGATCACCGCGCGCGACGGGACCGAGGTGCCGTGCTCGATCGTCTATCCCGCGGACTTCCCGCGCGACGGGTCGGGCAAGCTCTACCTTTATGCTTACGGCGCCTATGGCTATGCCGTGCCGCCGGGCTTCTCGACCAGCCGGATGAGCTTCCTCGACCGCGGCGTCGCGTTCGCGATCGCGCACATCCGCGGCGGCGACGACCTCGGCCAGCAATGGTATCTGGACGGCAAGCTCGAGAAGCGGACCAATACGTTCAACGACTTCGTCGACGTGGCGAAGGGGCTGATCGAGCGCGGCTTCACCTCGGCCGGCAACATCGCGATCGCCGGGCGGTCGGCTGGCGGTGAGCTGATGGGCGCGGTCATCAACTCCGATCCCGATCTATGGGGCGTGGTCGTCTGCGACGTGCCGTTCGTCGACGTGCTCAACACGATGATGGATGCCGCGCTGCCACTGACGCCGGGCGAGTGGCCCGAATGGGGCAACCCGATCGAGGATGCAGCGGCATTCGAGCTGATCCGCGGCTACTCCCCCTATGACAACGTCAAGGCACAGGCCTATCCGCCACTCTGGATCGGCGGCGGACTCAACGACCCGCGCGTCACCTATTGGGAGCCGGCCAAGTTCGCCGCCAGGCTCCGCGCGATGAAGACCGACGACAACATCCTCGTGCTCAAGACTCAGATGGGCGCGGGGCATGGCGGCAAGTCGGGCCGCTGGGAGAGCCTGAAGGAAGCGGCGGAGGAGAACGCCTTCGTGCTCTGGCAGCTCGGCGTGGAAACGCCCGTCGAAGGATGA
- a CDS encoding APC family permease, with translation MSGTRLLRVLGAAFAVAAVVGGTIGQGILRTPGLVAASVPDAQLMLLLWLAGGLIAAVDACSTVELATSIGEAGGPYAFVRRAFGPVAGLAAGLADWLGNLGAVAFIAVVFAEYLHRLGADGGLPIPVVSVLMIAAMFALQWRGTRAAAAAQEVGSAIKAVLFLALIAALAFARGDAVAAEPVQGGAITLVAAIGAFRAIYGTYYGWNGAAYFAEELRNPRQLVRGTFIGIALVTAVFVGLNAAMLHVLTPAEMATSTLVAADAAGRVLGARADTAMTVVSLVSLVTILGVMLMFLPRILFAIGRGFDLRSLAGVAEGGTPRAALAATAIGGALLALVGVYETLLAFSVVLLALVGVAVNVAAIVVRRREPGLQRPWRMPLFPLPALVSGAINLALAIAFVVEDPATSAAAIAAMALLMAVIVPLLRRDARG, from the coding sequence CCTGCGCACGCCCGGCCTGGTCGCCGCGTCGGTGCCGGACGCACAGTTGATGCTGCTGTTGTGGCTGGCGGGCGGTCTGATTGCCGCGGTCGATGCCTGTTCCACGGTCGAGCTGGCGACCTCGATCGGCGAGGCGGGTGGGCCCTACGCATTCGTGCGGCGCGCGTTCGGGCCGGTGGCGGGGCTGGCCGCGGGGCTTGCCGACTGGCTGGGCAATCTGGGCGCGGTCGCGTTCATCGCCGTCGTGTTCGCCGAATATCTCCACCGGCTGGGCGCCGATGGCGGGCTGCCGATCCCGGTCGTGTCGGTGCTGATGATCGCGGCGATGTTCGCGCTGCAATGGCGCGGCACGCGCGCGGCAGCGGCGGCGCAGGAGGTGGGCAGCGCGATCAAGGCGGTGCTGTTCCTCGCACTGATCGCCGCGCTCGCCTTCGCGCGCGGCGATGCTGTCGCGGCCGAGCCGGTTCAGGGCGGCGCGATCACGCTGGTCGCGGCGATCGGCGCGTTCCGGGCGATCTATGGCACCTATTATGGCTGGAACGGCGCCGCCTATTTCGCCGAGGAACTGCGCAATCCGCGGCAGCTGGTGCGCGGCACCTTCATCGGCATCGCGCTGGTAACGGCGGTGTTCGTCGGCCTCAATGCCGCGATGCTCCACGTGCTGACGCCGGCCGAGATGGCGACCTCGACTTTGGTCGCCGCTGATGCCGCCGGGCGCGTGCTCGGCGCGCGGGCGGACACGGCGATGACCGTGGTGTCGCTGGTGTCGCTCGTCACGATCCTGGGCGTGATGCTGATGTTCCTGCCGCGTATCCTGTTCGCGATCGGGCGCGGCTTCGACCTGCGCTCGCTGGCGGGCGTGGCGGAGGGCGGGACGCCGCGCGCGGCGCTCGCCGCCACCGCGATCGGCGGCGCGTTGCTGGCGCTGGTCGGCGTCTATGAGACGCTGCTCGCGTTCAGCGTCGTGCTGCTCGCGCTGGTGGGCGTGGCGGTCAACGTGGCGGCGATCGTCGTGCGGCGGCGCGAGCCCGGTCTCCAGCGGCCGTGGCGGATGCCGCTGTTCCCGCTGCCGGCGCTCGTCTCGGGCGCGATCAACCTGGCGCTCGCGATCGCCTTCGTCGTCGAGGATCCGGCGACGAGCGCTGCGGCGATCGCGGCGATGGCGCTGCTGATGGCGGTGATCGTCCCCTTGCTGCGGCGTGACGCCCGCGGCTAG